A window from Pseudoliparis swirei isolate HS2019 ecotype Mariana Trench chromosome 17, NWPU_hadal_v1, whole genome shotgun sequence encodes these proteins:
- the kcnk18 gene encoding potassium channel subfamily K member 18 — protein MSVALKRGISAKEETLKCAGRFWRLFPHLLLCLSLVAYAALGALMFERIEGKSGSSSHRDSYRDFLGEIVSTVQHLTVSVNASDQDIVSEVEKKMSEFKSIWFQSPEKWNFFGSMFFCCTVFTTVGYGEIYPVTLTGKVVCVLYAMVGIPLMLLVILDVGDFLAMMMSRAYMRIHTLSKTLLSHTWSPWKARDSSHRSLEDGTFIYSRDFVIHEPLDIRQVLHSQADIRQRSVQLQNNKEIFEKILARENLLRNSPLLRTLSCPELDRLPLPLKGFTMWDFTGLGDGMETLDVPFVLILFIVFAYIFFFGLILPLWEKEFKGFDPYYFCFITLTTIGFGDIVPHHPKYFMITSLFIIVGMAIMSMAFKLSQTRIVSCYRQCIKFISRGNVETSK, from the exons atgtCAGTGGCACTAAAGAGAGGAATAAGCGCCAAAGAGGAGACTCTGAAATGCGCAGGGCGTTTCTGGAGGCTCtttcctcacctcctgctgtgtctgtctctggtcgCGTACGCGGCGCTCGGTGCGTTGATGTTCGAGCGCATCGAGGGAAAGAGCGGCTCCTCTTCCCACCGCGACTCTTACCGAGACTTCCTCGGTGAGATAGTCAGTACCGTGCAGCACCTCACCG TTTCAGTGAACGCCTCAGACCAAGACATAGTGAGTGAAGTGGAGAAAAAGATGTCAGAGTTCAAGTCCATATGGTTTCAGAGCCCTGAAAAATGGAATTTCTTTGGCTCTATGTTCTTCTGCTGCACTGTATTCACAACAGTCG GGTATGGCGAGATCTATCCGGTTACCTTGACTGGTAAGGTGGTGTGTGTCTTGTATGCCATGGTGGGCATCCCTCTCATGCTGCTGGTCATCCTTGATGTTGGAGACTTCCTTGCTATGATGATGTCCAGGGCCTACATGCGCATTCACACCCTCAGCAAAACCCTCCTCTCCCACACCTGGTCACCGTGGAAGGCAAGGGACTCGAGCCACCGGTCCCTGGAGGATGGTACCTTTATTTACAGCCGTGACTTTGTGATCCACGAGCCCCTCGACATCCGGCAAGTACTTCACAGCCAAGCAGATATACGGCAAAGATCTGTCCAACTCCAAAATAACAAAGAGATCTTTGAAAAGATTCTGGCCAGGGAGAATTTACTTAGAAATAGTCCACTGCTCAGGACCCTCTCCTGCCCAGAGCTAGACCGGCTGCCGCTACCACTCAAGGGATTTACCATGTGGGACTTCACAGGGTTAGGGGATGGAATGGAAACGCTGGATGTACCCTTCGTACTGATTCTTTTCATTGTTTTTgcctacatttttttttttggtttgatttTGCCGTTGTGGGAAAAAGAATTCAAGGGCTTTGATCCCTACTACTTCTGCTTCATTACACTCACGACCATCGGTTTTGGCGACATTGTGCCACACCACCCTAAGTACTTCATGATTACCTCACTCTTTATCATTGTCGGAATGGCCATCATGTCCATGGCTTTCAAGCTTAGCCAAACTCGAATTGTGAGCTGCTACCGCCAATGCATCAAGTTCATCAGCAGGGGAAATGTGGAGACTTCTAAATAA